TTGCTAACTGGGCTAAAAAAGGCTCTCTTATCGGGATCACAGGTCGTATCCAGACTCGTAGTTACGATAACCAGCAAGGACAACGTGTCTACGTAACAGAAGTCGTGGCTGAGAATTTCCAAATGTTGGAAAGCCGCGGAGTGCGCGAAGGACATTCAGGTGGAGCTTATTCTGCACCAACTGCTGGTCAATCAGCACCTGCAAATCCAGTACCAGACTTTTCACGTTCTGAAAATCCATTTGGAGCAACCAATCCATTGGACATTTCAGATGATGATTTACCATTCTAATGGACAATTAATACTATAAAGGAGAAAAAACATGGCTCAACAACGTCGTGGCGGATTCAAACGCCGTAAAAAAGTTGATTACATCGCAGCAAACAAAATTGAATATGTTGATTACAAAGATACTGAGCTTCTTAGCCGTTTCGTTTCAGAACGTGGGAAAATCCTTCCTCGTCGTGTAACAGGAACTTCAGCTAAAAACCAACGTAAAGTAACAACAGCTATCAAACGCGCTCGCGTAATGGCTTTGATGCCTTTCGTAAACGAAGATTAAAAAAAAGACCCTTACGGGTCTTTTTTTCAGGTCCAGTGGACCTCTTTTTCATGAGCTCGGAAATAAGAAAGCGAATAAGACCCCAACGGGTCTTTTTTTCACGAGCTTTGAAATGAGGGAGCGAGTTGGGTCCGGGGGACCTCTTTTTCAGATTTTTATAGGACTTTGTTAGAAAGGATTCCCTGTTGACCTAGTAGGATTCTTTTGTCTTACTAGGTTTTTTATTTTAATCTTTATTATCGTGCTATAATGGTAGGAGAAAGCTATAAAGGAGCAGCTTATGAAGACGACATGTTCAATTAGAAAAATGCAAGAATCTGACATAAAAGAACTATCTCGAGGATTTATCAGCCAAGGTTGGCCAAGTAGAAAGGAAATTTTAACTCGATACTTTAAGGAGCAAGAAAGTGGGGAGAGAGAAGTCTTAGTTGCAGAGATTGAGGGTGCTGTAGCGGGTTACATTACGATTTTACCCGATGCTAAGCAGGGTCCCTTTGCTGGAATGGCTCCAGAACTTTCAGATTTCAATGTCTTTGAGCCCTTTCAAAATCAAGGTATTGGAAATCTCTTGCTGGAAGAAGCAGAAAAACGAGTTAGGCTCATATCGGATAAGGTGACCCTTGGTGTTGGGCTCCATTCAGGGTATGGACCTGCCCAGAGATTGTACATCAAACGAGGCTATATTCCAGATGGGACGGGTGTTTGGTATCAGAACCATCAACCGGCCATGAATGCGGTTTGTGAAGATATCGGAGAATTGGTCTTGTATCTGTCGAAAAATTTGTTTTAAGACAGATTTTATAAGATTTAAATTTTAAATATAGTAAACAATCACAGTCCCTTTTTCATTCGAAAAAGGAATTTTTTTGTTTGAAATTGTTTAATTTATTCCTCAAAGTGATAAAATATAATTGTTTGAAATATCAATACAAATATAAATATACAACAAGACATATAAATAATAGTTTGTGTATTGTCATATTTTCTGAAAAAAATCTGAAACATATCGAAGAATGGGCTGTTTTTAGTTGTAAACGATATCATTACAAAAAAGTTACAGAATGTTAAAATTAAATTAAATGAAATAATATAATTTGGAAAAAATTTGACATATAAATAAATTGACGGTAAAATAATTATGAAAGTCAAATTAATTGAAATTGGAACTATTCGATATACAAATTAATATGATTTATCAAATTTTATTATAGTAGAAGGATAGCATAATGAAGAAACTGAAAGTGATGGTTGTTTTTGGAACACGACCAGAAGCTATTAAAATGGCCCCTTTAGTGTTAGAATTGCAAAAACATAGTGACAGCATTGAGACAATCATAGTTGTGACAGCTCAGCACCGTCAAATGCTTGATCAAGTTCTTGAAACTTTTAGCATCGAGCCACATTATGACCTGGATATTATGGGGAAAAATCAATCCCTTTTAGATATTACTGGAAAAATTTTAGAAAAGTTTGATCCAGTTGTTAAGCAAGAACTTCCAGATATAATTCTTGTTCATGGAGATACAACAACAACTTTTGCAGCAAGTTTAGTTGCTTTCTATAATCAGGTACGTATCGGCCACGTTGAAGCCGGGCTAAGGACCTTTGATAAGTATTCTCCTTTCCCAGAAGAAATGAACCGTCAGATGACAGATAATCTTGCGGATCTCTATTTTGCTCCAACTAGTGAGAGTAAAGAAAATCTCCTTAAGGAAAATCACCCTGAGTCTGCTATTGTCATTACGGGAAATACAGCCATTGATGCCTTGAAACTAACCGTTCAATCGGATTACTATCATGAAGTTCTAGATCAATTGGATCCAGATAAGAAACTTGTATTGGTAACCATGCACCGTCGTGAGAATCAAGGTCAACCAATGAGAAATGTCTTTACAGCTTTACGTGAGATGGTCGATCTTCATCAGGAAATTGAAGTTGTTTATCCTGTTCACCTTAGCCCTGCTGTGCAAGAAGCAGCAAAGGATATTCTAGCTGGTCATGAGCGCATTCACTTGATTGAGCCTTTAGATGTACTTGATTTTCATAATTTGGCTTCAAGAAGCTATTTTATCATGACTGACTCTGGAGGTGTTCAGGAAGAGGCGCCTTCTCTCGGCAAACCTGTCCTTGTTCTTCGTGACACGACGGAACGTCCAGAAGGAGTAAGAGCAGGTACGTTGAAGCTAGTTGGTACGGATCCAGTACGTGTGAAAGAAGCGATGGCAGCACTCCTAACAGATGAAACTCTTTATGGACAAATGTCTCAGGCACCAAATCCTTATGGAGATGGAAGAGCTTCTGAACGAATCGTACAATCCATTCAACAGTACTTTGGGGCAGCGACTTCTGTATCTGAATTCAAAGGAGGGAAATAAGATAAAATGAAAAATTGGAGTCAATTTAAAAACTGGCTTATGGCTTTGCTTGCCTGTGAGGTCATTCTTTTGGTGCTTTGTTTTTTGTATGCTCGAGCAATCATTTTAGAACAAATCTTGTTTTTAGCTTTAGCCTTGTTTGCAGTGTTGGTATTATCTGACCTTTTGCTTACTTGGACCCTTATCTTAGCATTTGGTTTTGGACTTATCGTTTTGGTTGCGGGTGTGGTTTATATCCCAATAATTCAACTGATCTTCTTATTAATCAGTTTTCCACTTTTGATTGGGATTCTACTTAAGGTTCGTTATTATTTCTTCAAGGTGACCTCAAAGGTCCAAGAACAGGAAGACGAAGCTCGAGCAGGTTACCAAGCTATGGTCACTGAACAAAGTGATGTTACGGTTCAATCTCTATTGATTCATTGGGCACATGAAGATTTGTTCTTCCAGATTAAACCCAAAGAACATAACCAGATGCTCAGTCGAATTCAAGAGGTGATTGCTCAGGAATTGAGTTACAATGATAAGCTCTATTACGTTTCGGATGGTAATTTTCTCGTTCTATCGAGTACTAACCAACATTCTTTGAAGGAACTTTATTTGAATGGTTTGCAGGAGAAACTGAGCAGTTTAGTTTTTCATGGAGAAGATGGCAATCAAGGAATTCAGTTCCAAACAGGCTATTTGGTGATTAACCCTGATAATAAAGATAAATACCAAGACTACGCAGATGTAGCCAGTCATCTCAAACGTCAACTAGAGACAGATGTAATTGTAGAATATTAGGAGGGAAACATGACTTTAACCGAACTATTTTTTGGTATTGCTTTGGGACTCAGTCTCGCCTTTGGCATTTGTTTTATCATACTATTTATTGCATACAATATTCTTTACCATCGAGTGAACAAAAATTTTAAGGCGGTGAATCATGATTAGTCAAATGTTAATGATTTTTACCTTGCTTACAATTTGGATTTCTCTAGCATGGGGATTGGTAATTCTCTTTTC
This genomic stretch from Streptococcus sp. 1643 harbors:
- the rpsR gene encoding 30S ribosomal protein S18; amino-acid sequence: MAQQRRGGFKRRKKVDYIAANKIEYVDYKDTELLSRFVSERGKILPRRVTGTSAKNQRKVTTAIKRARVMALMPFVNED
- the wecB gene encoding non-hydrolyzing UDP-N-acetylglucosamine 2-epimerase, coding for MKKLKVMVVFGTRPEAIKMAPLVLELQKHSDSIETIIVVTAQHRQMLDQVLETFSIEPHYDLDIMGKNQSLLDITGKILEKFDPVVKQELPDIILVHGDTTTTFAASLVAFYNQVRIGHVEAGLRTFDKYSPFPEEMNRQMTDNLADLYFAPTSESKENLLKENHPESAIVITGNTAIDALKLTVQSDYYHEVLDQLDPDKKLVLVTMHRRENQGQPMRNVFTALREMVDLHQEIEVVYPVHLSPAVQEAAKDILAGHERIHLIEPLDVLDFHNLASRSYFIMTDSGGVQEEAPSLGKPVLVLRDTTERPEGVRAGTLKLVGTDPVRVKEAMAALLTDETLYGQMSQAPNPYGDGRASERIVQSIQQYFGAATSVSEFKGGK
- the ssbA gene encoding single-stranded DNA-binding protein SsbA translates to MINNVVLVGRMTRDAELRYTPSNVAVATFTLAVNRTFKSQNGEREADFINVVMWRQQAENLANWAKKGSLIGITGRIQTRSYDNQQGQRVYVTEVVAENFQMLESRGVREGHSGGAYSAPTAGQSAPANPVPDFSRSENPFGATNPLDISDDDLPF
- a CDS encoding GNAT family N-acetyltransferase → MKTTCSIRKMQESDIKELSRGFISQGWPSRKEILTRYFKEQESGEREVLVAEIEGAVAGYITILPDAKQGPFAGMAPELSDFNVFEPFQNQGIGNLLLEEAEKRVRLISDKVTLGVGLHSGYGPAQRLYIKRGYIPDGTGVWYQNHQPAMNAVCEDIGELVLYLSKNLF